From Bacillus basilensis, a single genomic window includes:
- a CDS encoding 4'-phosphopantetheinyl transferase superfamily protein: protein MKIPKNIESHLFKQLSNLVSNEKKERMKRLLNSCDINRTLIGDLLIRSLICQKYKINNEEIRFIYNEYGKPFVENFSDFHFNLSHSGEWVVCTTANFNVGIDIEKVSEIEALKLANEFFSEEEFYDISNINSDEQINYFYDLWTLKESYIKTIGKGLYIPLNSFSIKKESRTLISYKYIPQNFYFRQYNIEPNYKISACATRDEFPQEIIIKDIYSICQNICKFESKEKINAED from the coding sequence GTGAAAATACCAAAGAATATTGAAAGTCATTTGTTTAAGCAACTTAGTAACTTGGTTTCAAATGAGAAGAAAGAACGAATGAAGCGTTTATTAAACTCATGCGACATTAATAGGACCCTGATAGGGGATTTACTAATCCGATCTCTAATCTGCCAAAAGTATAAAATTAATAATGAAGAAATTAGATTTATATATAATGAGTATGGAAAACCTTTTGTTGAAAATTTTTCTGACTTTCATTTTAATCTGTCACATTCAGGAGAATGGGTGGTTTGTACTACTGCTAATTTTAATGTGGGTATTGATATAGAAAAGGTTTCAGAAATAGAGGCTCTTAAATTAGCAAATGAATTTTTTTCAGAGGAAGAATTTTATGATATATCTAATATAAATTCTGATGAACAAATTAATTATTTTTATGATTTATGGACATTAAAAGAAAGTTATATAAAAACGATTGGAAAAGGGCTTTATATCCCGTTAAATTCATTCTCTATAAAAAAAGAGTCACGAACTTTAATTTCATATAAGTATATACCTCAAAACTTTTACTTTAGACAATATAACATTGAGCCAAATTATAAGATATCTGCTTGTGCAACAAGGGATGAATTTCCGCAAGAGATAATAATTAAAGACATTTATTCAATTTGCCAAAATATATGCAAATTTGAAAGTAAGGAGAAAATCAATGCAGAAGACTAA
- a CDS encoding thioesterase II family protein, with the protein MQKTKLFCFPHAGGSAFSYAKWKNHFNPYIEVVPIELAGRGYRIEENLYQSMEEAVNDVYNKIVMQIDNSPYILFGHSMGSLIAYEVARKIKDSKNVSPEFLVLSGRNHPNSKIKNIRHNLSNEQFKREVIAMGGTPSGVLQSEELMEIFLPILRADFKIVETYIHDNNIQPCDIDFLIFNGENDEFTTYDQVIIWEQYTSKTCTLHSFEGNHFFLNENIEEIAKSIIRKLDSKRLSNSF; encoded by the coding sequence ATGCAGAAGACTAAACTTTTTTGCTTTCCACATGCTGGGGGATCTGCGTTTAGTTACGCAAAATGGAAAAATCACTTTAATCCATATATTGAGGTAGTCCCGATAGAGTTAGCTGGTAGAGGATATAGAATTGAAGAAAACTTGTACCAAAGTATGGAAGAGGCGGTAAATGATGTCTACAATAAAATAGTTATGCAGATAGATAATTCGCCCTACATTCTATTCGGGCATAGCATGGGAAGTTTGATCGCCTATGAAGTAGCCAGAAAAATAAAAGATTCTAAAAACGTATCGCCTGAATTTCTTGTTTTGTCCGGTAGAAATCATCCAAATAGTAAAATAAAAAATATCCGACATAATCTTTCTAATGAGCAATTTAAAAGAGAAGTTATTGCAATGGGAGGTACACCGTCCGGGGTACTTCAATCAGAAGAATTAATGGAGATTTTTCTCCCAATTCTAAGAGCAGATTTTAAAATTGTCGAGACATATATTCATGACAATAATATACAACCATGTGATATTGATTTTCTTATATTTAATGGGGAAAATGATGAATTTACTACATATGATCAAGTAATAATATGGGAGCAATATACAAGTAAAACGTGTACTCTTCATTCTTTTGAAGGTAATCATTTCTTTCTAAATGAAAATATTGAAGAAATAGCAAAGAGTATTATAAGAAAGTTAGATTCTAAAAGATTATCAAATAGTTTTTAG
- a CDS encoding patatin-like phospholipase family protein, which translates to MTYPFRNLVFEGGGVKGVAFIGAIRALNDEEILPEIQRFGGTSAGAITALLLGLSIPFADVVKIHKDMNFKAFKDHDFLFIQDNIRLFFDGFGIYKGDFFTEWIGAIIEKWTGSKDTTFQQLYDKTGKDVFFQGTNVSTHQLRTFSRETTPDVPFVVAVRISMSIPFFFKSVEWEEDYYVDGGVLDNYPIRLFDRKSFVSKEEHLTTTDTIDEVNKLVSNTDQHSALRSLHTNYNVSFFDPADEIVYNKETLGFRLESRAEIAMLKHIASAKKHHIGHSLIDFVWNLSQTMIKGQASGKTTKEDAARTVFINTFFTSSINFNITEEEKNTLIDSGYTCTKDYIHQFNTSEVKLFNRP; encoded by the coding sequence ATGACATATCCATTTCGTAATTTAGTATTTGAAGGAGGCGGGGTAAAAGGGGTCGCTTTTATCGGTGCCATCCGCGCACTAAACGATGAAGAGATTTTGCCAGAAATACAACGATTTGGGGGGACTTCTGCAGGAGCGATTACTGCATTACTTTTAGGTCTTTCCATTCCATTCGCAGATGTCGTAAAAATCCACAAAGATATGAATTTTAAAGCATTTAAAGATCATGATTTTTTGTTTATTCAAGATAACATTCGTCTATTTTTTGATGGTTTTGGCATTTATAAAGGGGATTTCTTCACTGAGTGGATAGGTGCGATAATTGAAAAATGGACAGGGAGTAAGGACACAACCTTTCAGCAGTTATATGACAAAACAGGAAAAGACGTGTTTTTCCAAGGAACAAACGTTTCTACACATCAGCTTCGCACGTTTTCTCGTGAGACTACGCCTGATGTCCCGTTTGTAGTTGCCGTGCGGATTTCGATGTCCATCCCATTCTTTTTCAAATCTGTGGAATGGGAGGAAGATTATTATGTAGACGGAGGTGTACTCGATAACTACCCAATCCGTTTATTTGATCGCAAAAGTTTTGTGAGTAAAGAAGAACACTTAACGACCACAGACACAATTGACGAGGTTAATAAACTGGTAAGTAATACGGATCAGCATTCTGCATTAAGAAGCTTACATACGAACTATAATGTATCTTTTTTTGATCCTGCAGATGAAATTGTGTATAACAAGGAAACACTAGGTTTCCGTTTAGAATCTCGTGCTGAGATTGCCATGTTGAAACATATAGCAAGTGCAAAAAAACATCATATTGGCCATTCACTTATTGATTTTGTATGGAATTTGTCTCAAACCATGATCAAGGGACAAGCGAGCGGAAAAACAACAAAAGAAGATGCCGCTCGTACTGTATTTATCAATACGTTCTTTACGTCGTCAATTAATTTTAATATCACAGAAGAAGAAAAGAACACACTCATTGATTCAGGCTATACTTGCACTAAAGATTATATACATCAGTTCAATACTTCTGAAGTAAAATTGTTTAATCGACCATAA
- a CDS encoding YrrS family protein has translation MGQVSRFQEKQQNRRQKAIFNIAFTLILVTVGIVTYQLFTSSNTSKKAIAQEKKAVQLEEKKREEKEATQLEEKKREEKEAAQLEEKKREEKEATQLEEKKREEKEAAQLEEKKREEKEAAQLEENQKAEKSVSQEKGSQTNPSWKPIGTKQGAKPEMKFKEGTVDWNEMKKAISYAIDVPESQLIFDFIGNNGNNKAYGNVRDKQSNKKYKVDIDWVENQGWKPASVQVVK, from the coding sequence ATGGGACAAGTAAGCAGATTTCAAGAAAAACAACAGAATCGTCGTCAAAAGGCAATTTTTAATATTGCATTTACTTTAATATTAGTGACAGTTGGTATAGTGACATACCAGTTGTTTACCTCTTCTAATACATCAAAGAAAGCAATTGCTCAAGAAAAGAAAGCAGTACAGTTAGAGGAGAAGAAACGTGAAGAGAAAGAAGCGACACAGTTAGAGGAGAAGAAACGTGAAGAAAAAGAAGCGGCACAGTTAGAGGAGAAGAAACGTGAAGAAAAAGAAGCGACACAGTTAGAGGAGAAGAAACGTGAAGAGAAAGAAGCGGCACAGTTAGAGGAGAAGAAACGTGAAGAGAAAGAAGCGGCACAGTTAGAAGAGAACCAAAAAGCAGAAAAATCGGTATCTCAAGAAAAGGGTTCTCAAACTAATCCTTCTTGGAAGCCAATTGGTACAAAGCAAGGGGCTAAACCTGAAATGAAATTTAAAGAAGGAACAGTAGATTGGAATGAGATGAAAAAAGCAATTTCTTATGCTATTGATGTTCCAGAGAGCCAATTGATTTTCGATTTTATTGGGAATAATGGTAATAATAAAGCCTACGGTAATGTGCGAGATAAGCAAAGTAACAAAAAATATAAGGTTGATATTGATTGGGTAGAGAATCAGGGGTGGAAACCAGCATCTGTACAAGTGGTAAAATAA
- a CDS encoding nucleoside hydrolase — protein MKKVLLFGDPGIDDSLAIIYGLLHPEIEIVGIVTSYGNVTKEQTTRNAVYLLQLAGRTDIPVISGASLPFLNGFTAYYPEIHGAEGLGPIQPPESVASIPLHNFSLILSIIEKYKEELTIVDVGRSTSLAIALNLWKETMQSIKEIYIMSGVFLQPGNVSPVAEANAYGDPVSTRFVINQSKNLTIIPLNVTNSAILLPNEAEYIAEHTTTPFKSLIKPIYDYYFSAYKKLNPSIKGAPLHDVVAMSAIVNPDFLQYMYRKVEIDLESLRGQTVADFRPGAKDEGARIGLKLNQKQFIKNFIEIMIDRGTN, from the coding sequence ATGAAAAAAGTATTATTATTTGGAGACCCAGGTATAGATGATTCTTTGGCAATTATATATGGTTTATTGCATCCTGAAATTGAGATTGTTGGAATTGTTACAAGTTATGGAAATGTTACAAAAGAACAAACGACTCGAAATGCTGTTTACTTATTACAATTAGCTGGAAGAACAGATATCCCTGTTATCAGCGGTGCCTCTTTACCATTTCTTAATGGTTTCACTGCTTATTATCCAGAAATACATGGTGCAGAAGGACTTGGACCTATCCAACCACCAGAAAGTGTAGCATCAATTCCTCTTCATAATTTTAGTCTAATTCTGTCAATTATTGAAAAATATAAGGAAGAATTAACAATTGTTGATGTAGGTAGATCCACTTCTCTTGCAATCGCTTTAAACCTTTGGAAAGAAACAATGCAAAGCATAAAAGAAATATACATAATGTCCGGAGTATTTCTTCAACCAGGAAACGTCTCACCTGTAGCTGAAGCAAATGCATATGGTGATCCAGTTTCAACCCGATTTGTAATTAATCAATCTAAAAATTTAACAATAATTCCTTTAAACGTAACAAATTCAGCTATTTTACTTCCAAATGAAGCAGAATATATTGCAGAACACACTACTACCCCATTTAAATCATTAATTAAACCAATTTATGATTATTATTTTAGTGCCTACAAAAAATTAAACCCCAGTATTAAAGGTGCTCCTTTACATGATGTTGTTGCAATGAGTGCAATTGTCAATCCAGATTTTCTTCAATACATGTATCGAAAAGTAGAGATTGATTTAGAATCTTTAAGGGGACAGACTGTCGCAGATTTTCGACCAGGTGCAAAAGATGAGGGAGCTAGAATTGGATTGAAATTAAATCAAAAACAGTTTATTAAGAATTTCATAGAAATTATGATAGATAGAGGAACAAATTAG
- a CDS encoding amino acid carrier protein, which yields MMKKSSINISISILIPILLMVCLINVKYRIILTALFGASIFSTTFLCAIGFILAVLSYIENKSIWAKIGIMLNVLVFFIPIILIFLYNG from the coding sequence ATGATGAAAAAAAGTAGTATAAATATAAGCATATCAATTTTAATACCGATTTTATTAATGGTATGTCTTATTAATGTTAAATACAGAATCATATTAACTGCATTATTTGGAGCTTCGATTTTTTCAACAACATTTCTTTGTGCGATCGGATTTATCCTAGCTGTTTTATCATATATAGAAAACAAAAGTATTTGGGCAAAAATCGGAATAATGTTAAACGTGTTAGTATTTTTTATTCCTATTATTTTGATTTTTTTATATAATGGATAG
- a CDS encoding GntR family transcriptional regulator, whose amino-acid sequence MESGFSPNIPIYIQVMEYMKKEIVTGRLAPGDKIPAVRELASELQVNPNTIQRTFQELEREGIAVTRRGTGRFVTSEGEKITELRKGMATELLDNFINGMDNLGFTKEEIFQILHSSLEKKRKENE is encoded by the coding sequence ATGGAAAGTGGGTTTTCTCCTAATATCCCGATTTATATTCAGGTAATGGAATACATGAAAAAGGAAATTGTAACAGGTCGTTTAGCGCCGGGTGATAAAATACCAGCTGTACGTGAATTAGCCAGTGAATTACAAGTGAATCCAAATACGATTCAACGCACATTTCAAGAGCTAGAACGAGAAGGTATTGCTGTGACAAGAAGAGGAACAGGGAGATTTGTAACAAGTGAAGGAGAAAAGATTACTGAACTACGCAAAGGAATGGCAACAGAGTTGCTTGATAATTTTATAAATGGAATGGACAATTTAGGATTCACGAAAGAAGAAATTTTTCAAATCCTCCATTCTTCATTAGAAAAGAAAAGGAAGGAAAACGAATGA
- a CDS encoding ABC transporter ATP-binding protein, whose amino-acid sequence MTELLKIENLWKRYNLKTVLQDLSVTISEGKIIGLVGDNGSGKTTLLKMIAGFRYPSKGTITIEGQKVGIETKKIVSFMADSPVFDEWMTIKDAVAFYRNFYPDFDLNQAMELIIEFKMPLEEHIVALSKGEVEKLQLILTFSRKAKLYILDEPLGGIDLVSRKHILDLILKFYREDCTILISTHLIEEIENIFDEVIFLKDGNIVLHENVEEIRFHQGKAVHELFREVYK is encoded by the coding sequence ATGACAGAGTTATTAAAAATTGAAAATCTGTGGAAAAGATATAACTTAAAAACAGTACTTCAAGATTTAAGTGTAACAATTTCTGAAGGGAAAATTATTGGTCTTGTTGGTGATAATGGTAGCGGAAAAACGACATTATTAAAAATGATTGCTGGTTTTCGTTATCCTTCTAAAGGAACTATCACAATTGAAGGTCAGAAGGTAGGAATAGAAACAAAGAAAATTGTTTCATTTATGGCTGATAGTCCTGTTTTTGACGAGTGGATGACAATAAAAGATGCTGTAGCTTTCTATCGAAATTTTTATCCTGATTTTGATTTAAATCAAGCAATGGAATTAATAATTGAATTTAAAATGCCATTAGAAGAGCATATAGTTGCTCTGTCAAAAGGAGAAGTGGAAAAATTACAACTTATATTAACTTTCTCCAGAAAAGCAAAGTTATATATATTAGATGAGCCCTTGGGTGGAATTGATCTCGTTTCTAGAAAACATATACTGGATTTAATTCTTAAATTTTACCGAGAAGACTGTACTATTCTTATTTCAACTCATTTAATAGAAGAAATTGAAAATATATTTGATGAGGTAATCTTTTTAAAAGACGGAAATATTGTATTACATGAAAATGTAGAAGAAATTCGTTTTCATCAAGGTAAAGCAGTGCATGAATTGTTTAGGGAGGTTTATAAGTAA
- a CDS encoding Bax inhibitor-1/YccA family protein encodes MKTSNPMLKKDTFKKEPTNTSTMTIGGTVRNTFVMLILLLAASVYSYLQMMQGSMKTSVLIGVAIVNIVVAFLAIFIPRISPICAPIYAVVKGIVLGSISAYYTMRFGDSILLTAVLLTISILFAMLILYATRIIKVTEKFRTVLTAATLGILIMYLIVFLLNTFVLTVPYIHQGGTISIIISAVVIVVAALNLLLDFDSIENGVRSGAAKHMEWYSAIGLMMTLVWLYLEILRFVSYFMKNEE; translated from the coding sequence ATGAAAACATCTAATCCAATGCTAAAAAAGGATACTTTTAAAAAAGAGCCAACAAACACTTCTACGATGACCATTGGTGGAACCGTAAGAAATACATTTGTTATGCTTATTTTACTACTTGCAGCGTCTGTCTATTCATACTTACAGATGATGCAAGGTTCAATGAAAACGTCAGTATTAATTGGAGTAGCAATAGTTAATATAGTAGTTGCATTTTTAGCTATATTTATCCCTCGTATATCACCAATTTGTGCACCGATTTATGCTGTAGTGAAAGGGATTGTATTAGGAAGTATTTCAGCATATTATACAATGCGTTTCGGGGATTCTATTCTTTTAACTGCTGTATTATTAACCATTTCAATTTTATTTGCAATGTTAATATTATATGCTACTCGTATAATAAAAGTAACTGAAAAGTTCCGTACTGTTTTAACAGCTGCAACACTTGGCATTTTAATTATGTATTTGATTGTCTTCTTGCTAAACACGTTTGTTTTGACTGTTCCATACATTCACCAAGGTGGGACAATCAGTATCATTATTAGTGCCGTTGTGATTGTCGTTGCTGCATTAAATCTATTACTGGATTTTGATTCGATTGAAAATGGTGTACGTAGTGGGGCGGCAAAACATATGGAATGGTATAGCGCAATAGGGCTCATGATGACATTAGTATGGTTATACCTTGAAATTCTCCGTTTTGTTTCTTACTTTATGAAAAACGAAGAATAG
- a CDS encoding S-layer homology domain-containing protein, which produces MKYKLIATGILAGSLLSYSSSAFANTHKFPDVPNWASPSVNYLVEKGALHGKPDGTFAPAETIDRGSAAKIMAIMLGLEINKNAKPSFRDAQNHWAAPYIAAVEKAGVIKGDGNGNFLPTGLINRASMASMVANAYKLENKVTKNSVTTFEDLKGHWGERYANILIQTEISKGTEDGENWSPNRPITRAEAAQFIAKSDQIDHQTKKEENAVVGVINDADPYYVTVAYKDANGNSQEVTIDFPNGSNSNFKNGDKVKVANKNQWKHQKIYGQTVFYTDVNSISKVNEESNKQQENHVFGVINDADPYYVTVVYKDANGNSQEVTIDFPNGSNSNFKNGDKVKVANKDQWKHQKIYGQTVFYTDVSSISKINEESNKQQENHVMSKDKEQKLLAQLKKRSGTVTKKSEDSLEISSENQTIRAHVNPKVLPNIQIGDTVNVYAQAFEMAPILLMDLPFEARNAIIQKGNEQNILENQYKKIKGNVTGKSDNSILVSSNNITYEVETSTEVLQDIVIGDTVNVYAASFEFSPILLAGVPVKAISPIVEKTN; this is translated from the coding sequence TTGAAATACAAATTAATTGCTACAGGAATTCTTGCTGGAAGTCTACTATCCTACTCATCTAGTGCATTTGCAAATACTCATAAATTTCCAGATGTCCCAAATTGGGCAAGCCCTTCTGTAAATTACCTAGTTGAAAAAGGCGCATTACATGGAAAACCCGATGGTACTTTTGCTCCTGCTGAAACAATTGACCGCGGTTCAGCTGCCAAAATAATGGCTATAATGCTTGGATTAGAAATTAATAAGAATGCTAAACCATCTTTCCGAGATGCTCAAAACCACTGGGCAGCACCTTACATTGCAGCTGTTGAAAAAGCAGGTGTTATTAAAGGAGATGGAAATGGTAACTTCCTTCCAACAGGTTTGATTAATCGTGCATCCATGGCTTCAATGGTGGCAAATGCTTATAAATTAGAAAATAAAGTTACTAAAAATAGTGTAACTACATTTGAGGATTTAAAAGGGCATTGGGGAGAAAGATATGCAAATATTTTAATACAAACAGAAATTTCTAAGGGCACTGAAGATGGAGAAAACTGGTCCCCTAATAGACCAATTACCCGTGCAGAGGCTGCACAATTTATTGCAAAGTCTGATCAAATCGACCACCAAACAAAGAAAGAAGAAAATGCTGTAGTTGGTGTAATAAATGATGCAGACCCTTATTATGTGACTGTTGCATATAAAGATGCTAATGGCAATAGTCAAGAAGTTACTATAGACTTCCCAAATGGTAGTAACTCTAACTTTAAAAACGGAGACAAAGTTAAAGTTGCTAACAAAAATCAATGGAAACATCAAAAAATCTATGGACAAACTGTATTTTACACTGATGTAAATTCTATTTCTAAAGTAAATGAAGAATCTAACAAACAACAAGAAAACCATGTATTTGGTGTAATAAATGATGCAGACCCTTATTATGTGACTGTTGTATATAAAGATGCTAATGGCAATAGTCAAGAAGTTACTATAGACTTCCCAAATGGTAGTAACTCTAACTTTAAAAACGGAGACAAAGTTAAAGTTGCTAACAAAGATCAATGGAAACATCAAAAAATCTATGGACAAACTGTATTTTACACTGATGTAAGTTCTATTTCTAAAATAAACGAAGAATCTAACAAACAACAAGAAAACCATGTAATGAGTAAAGATAAAGAACAAAAACTCTTAGCACAACTAAAAAAACGTTCTGGTACAGTGACAAAAAAATCCGAAGATAGCTTAGAAATTTCAAGTGAAAATCAAACCATTCGTGCCCATGTTAATCCAAAAGTATTACCAAACATTCAGATAGGCGATACAGTAAATGTTTATGCTCAAGCATTTGAAATGGCCCCTATTCTTCTAATGGACTTACCTTTCGAGGCAAGAAACGCGATTATTCAAAAAGGAAATGAACAAAATATTTTAGAGAATCAATACAAAAAAATCAAAGGAAATGTTACAGGGAAATCTGATAATTCAATCTTAGTTTCAAGTAACAACATAACTTATGAAGTTGAAACTTCAACCGAAGTATTACAAGATATTGTAATCGGTGATACGGTGAACGTTTATGCTGCATCTTTTGAGTTTAGCCCTATTTTACTTGCTGGTGTTCCTGTGAAAGCTATTTCTCCTATTGTTGAAAAAACAAACTAA